The following are encoded together in the Pecten maximus unplaced genomic scaffold, xPecMax1.1, whole genome shotgun sequence genome:
- the LOC117318466 gene encoding uncharacterized protein LOC117318466: MAELKELKAELDRLRQEVQRIDSETARADRLEKELLRTKQEFESYTSSPKTVYINKNRKLDKFSGRPVKETDPTAEEWIEDAIHHLKTITGSDAQVEFLYAHLQGQAKDEIRIRSETEKSSATKILEILRTTFQEAETVGQLQQRFYQRNQNKGETLQEYSLVLLKLMDRIVKKDRVIVGDRDLMLKERFTDGVVDIQLRREMRRYMFEHKDVSFTDFRQLVIRWTEDETIPSRHKSVSVSEQEVCVTNDELKTKESSATSAVTAMLQSQQEMLAKQQQQLDALTKLVGGGTNSFVKGTGRGRGRGAIKCYNCGGRGHVSRECPTERKPGQQQKQYGNNGGHQYNRKQETGKRDLNAQNPL, encoded by the coding sequence ATGGCAGAGCTGAAGGAATTAAAGGCGGAATTGGATAGATTAAGACAAGAAGTCCAACGAATAGACAGTGAGACTGCGCGCGCTGACAGATTGGAGAAAGAATTGTTGAGAACCAAACAGGAATTTGAATCATATACCAGCTCTCCGAAAACTGTCTACattaacaaaaacagaaaattggATAAATTCTCAGGGAGACCTGTAAAAGAGACAGATCCAACAGCAGAAGAGTGGATAGAGGATGCGATACACCATTTAAAAACCATTACCGGAAGTGACGCTCAAGTAGAGTTTTTATATGCGCACTTGCAGGGACAAGCAAAAGACGAAATTCGTATAAGGTCAGAAACTGAAAAATCCTCCGCAACaaaaattttggaaatattAAGAACAACATTTCAAGAAGCCGAAACTGTTGGACAGTTACAACAGAGGTTTTATcaaagaaatcaaaacaaaggaGAGACTTTACAAGAATATTCTTTGGTGTTATTGAAATTGATGGACAGAATTGTGAAGAAGGATAGAGTCATAGTCGGTGATAGAGACTTGATGTTAAAAGAAAGATTCACAGATGGTGTGGTTGACATTCAGCTGCGGCGGGAGATGCGCAGATACATGTTTGAACATAAGGATGTATCCTTTACTGATTTCAGGCAGTTAGTAATTCGCTGGACGGAGGACGAGACAATACCATCTCGACATAAAAGCGTGTCTGTCTCGGAACAGGAAGTGTGTGTCACTAATGATGAACTCAAAACTAAAGAGTCCTCTGCTACATCAGCAGTAACTGCCATGTTGCAAAGTCAACAAGAAATGCTAGCGAAACAACAGCAGCAATTGGACGCACTTACAAAGCTAGTAGGGGGCGGAACAAATAGCTTTGTTAAAGGAACTGGTCGAGGCCGAGGTAGAGGAGCAATAAAGTGCTATAACTGTGGAGGTCGTGGACATGTTAGTAGGGAATGTCCTACAGAACGAAAACCTGGACAACAACAGAAACAGTATGGTAATAATGGTGGACACCAATATAACAGAAAGCAAGAAACAGGAAAGCGGGATTTAAACGCTCAGAACCCACTGTAG